The Akkermansia sp. N21116 genome includes a region encoding these proteins:
- a CDS encoding phosphopantothenoylcysteine decarboxylase yields the protein MRFLITAGPTREAIDPARFISNRSSGRMGYCLAEAAVHHGHQVILISGPTSLDIPHGVDFLPVESCQEMYDAVANYCNKADIAILCAAVADYRPVSVAAQKIKKTADRMVLELERTPDILGSMRNVFGFRGTLVGFAAETNDVETYARGKLERKKCDMIVANDVSRRDIGFDSSCNEVTLIEPEASHFLEKAPKETIAVEIIHRACNIHERTHP from the coding sequence ATGCGATTTCTCATTACAGCCGGCCCCACGAGGGAAGCCATCGATCCTGCCCGCTTCATCAGCAACCGTTCCTCCGGCAGAATGGGGTACTGCCTTGCGGAAGCTGCCGTCCACCACGGCCACCAAGTTATCCTCATCTCGGGCCCCACATCTCTGGATATTCCGCATGGGGTCGACTTCCTCCCTGTGGAATCCTGCCAGGAAATGTACGATGCCGTAGCCAATTACTGCAACAAGGCCGACATCGCCATTCTCTGTGCCGCCGTTGCGGATTACCGTCCCGTCTCCGTCGCAGCGCAGAAAATCAAAAAAACGGCCGACCGCATGGTGTTGGAACTGGAACGTACGCCGGACATTCTCGGTTCCATGCGCAATGTTTTCGGATTCCGGGGAACTCTCGTCGGGTTCGCTGCGGAAACCAACGATGTGGAAACCTATGCCCGGGGTAAACTGGAACGAAAAAAGTGCGATATGATCGTCGCCAACGATGTCTCCCGCCGCGACATCGGCTTCGATAGTTCGTGCAACGAAGTCACACTCATTGAACCGGAAGCTTCCCATTTTCTGGAAAAAGCCCCGAAAGAGACCATTGCCGTGGAAATCATCCACCGCGCCTGCAACATCCATGAACGGACTCATCCGTAA
- a CDS encoding cysteine desulfurase family protein yields the protein MARFFRRGSRDVRLTRHGGAGSNIGVIYWDNNATTPIADEVFAAMEPYLRDCFMNPSADYVSARAVRRAIEEAREHVARLAGASACEIVFTSGATEAINTVLRGMARMGTAGSASHMMCVATDHDASLHTLHQLGREGVVLPAECPVDRQGVVDCDAWARFVREEDVAGVSLTWVNNETGVVQDVASLCACAHEAGVPVHVDGVQALGKIPVDLHGVGVDYASFSAHKMHGPKGVGALYVKSGCRMPVLLFGGGQEDGRRSGTENVAGIVGFGAAAELAARQLDEAACRMRRLRDAFEGRLQAALDGVEIQSAGSERVSNTSNISFAGCTAQALMLLLEPLGMLCSAGSACSTANPHASHVLTAMGLSDAEARSCLRFSISSMTTEDEMEHASGLVIEAVRKVRSVQSSKTGPVMVFRP from the coding sequence ATGGCACGTTTTTTCCGGAGGGGAAGCCGGGATGTGCGCTTGACTCGTCATGGCGGGGCTGGTTCCAATATCGGGGTGATCTACTGGGATAACAATGCTACGACGCCCATTGCGGATGAAGTCTTTGCCGCAATGGAACCCTACCTGCGGGATTGTTTCATGAATCCCTCTGCCGACTATGTCTCAGCGCGTGCGGTGAGACGTGCCATTGAGGAGGCTCGGGAACATGTGGCACGCCTGGCCGGAGCAAGCGCGTGCGAAATCGTATTTACGTCCGGTGCTACAGAGGCGATCAATACGGTGTTGCGGGGTATGGCCCGGATGGGAACTGCCGGGTCGGCATCCCATATGATGTGCGTGGCAACCGATCATGATGCATCTTTGCATACATTGCACCAGTTGGGCAGGGAAGGGGTGGTGCTGCCCGCGGAATGTCCGGTGGATCGCCAAGGTGTCGTCGATTGTGATGCATGGGCGCGTTTTGTTCGTGAGGAAGATGTGGCTGGAGTATCTCTGACCTGGGTCAATAATGAAACGGGAGTCGTTCAGGATGTAGCCTCGTTGTGCGCTTGTGCCCATGAAGCCGGGGTGCCCGTGCATGTGGACGGGGTGCAGGCTCTAGGCAAGATCCCGGTGGATTTGCATGGGGTCGGGGTCGATTATGCTTCGTTTTCCGCACATAAGATGCATGGCCCCAAGGGGGTCGGCGCCTTGTATGTAAAGTCTGGGTGTCGTATGCCGGTGTTGTTGTTCGGTGGCGGACAGGAAGATGGTCGGAGATCCGGAACGGAAAATGTGGCCGGCATTGTCGGCTTTGGGGCGGCAGCCGAGCTGGCGGCCCGTCAGTTGGATGAGGCTGCCTGTCGCATGAGGCGTCTCAGAGATGCGTTTGAAGGCAGATTACAGGCTGCCCTCGACGGGGTGGAGATTCAGTCTGCCGGGAGTGAACGTGTCTCGAATACCTCCAATATCTCTTTTGCGGGTTGTACGGCCCAGGCTCTGATGTTGTTGCTGGAACCGCTTGGCATGCTTTGTTCTGCCGGTTCGGCTTGCAGTACGGCCAATCCTCATGCATCGCATGTGTTGACGGCTATGGGACTTTCCGATGCGGAGGCGAGGAGTTGTCTTCGTTTTTCCATTTCATCTATGACGACGGAAGATGAAATGGAACATGCGTCCGGTCTTGTGATTGAAGCCGTGAGGAAAGTGCGTAGCGTCCAGTCCTCGAAAACGGGGCCGGTTATGGTATTTCGTCCGTAA
- the tsaE gene encoding tRNA (adenosine(37)-N6)-threonylcarbamoyltransferase complex ATPase subunit type 1 TsaE translates to MKKWYKIFNEGPVSVHSPEEMTALGEQIGALLEGGEILALVGNLGAGKTHLTQGIMKGLGSSHGAVSPTFSLVHEHRDGRHPASHFDFYRLKHEEELSQIDWEDYLSRGDILIVEWADMFPDALPHTTEWLLIEHKGPEDRLVTLHQAN, encoded by the coding sequence ATGAAAAAATGGTATAAAATTTTTAATGAAGGCCCGGTATCGGTTCATTCCCCCGAGGAAATGACCGCACTGGGCGAACAGATCGGTGCCCTGCTGGAGGGAGGAGAAATCCTGGCATTAGTAGGTAATCTGGGTGCCGGCAAGACGCATCTGACCCAAGGAATCATGAAAGGGCTCGGCTCTTCCCACGGAGCGGTAAGTCCAACGTTTTCTCTCGTCCACGAGCACCGGGACGGACGTCATCCGGCCAGCCATTTCGATTTTTACAGACTAAAACACGAGGAAGAACTCAGTCAAATCGACTGGGAGGATTACCTTTCCCGGGGCGATATCCTCATCGTGGAATGGGCGGACATGTTCCCGGATGCCTTGCCGCACACGACGGAATGGTTGTTGATTGAACACAAAGGTCCGGAAGATCGCCTCGTCACCCTGCACCAGGCAAACTGA
- the rplU gene encoding 50S ribosomal protein L21, giving the protein MAYAVFKTGGKQYRVQKGDFIVVERISELEEGSDTVFDQVLMVENEGSVKVGAPIVAGASVSAKVVSQCRGKHGVAFKFKRRKGFHKKKGFRRALTKLEITDIKA; this is encoded by the coding sequence ATGGCATACGCAGTTTTCAAAACCGGTGGCAAGCAATATCGCGTGCAAAAGGGAGATTTTATCGTTGTGGAACGCATCAGCGAGCTTGAAGAAGGCTCTGATACCGTGTTCGACCAAGTACTGATGGTGGAAAATGAAGGTTCCGTCAAAGTGGGTGCTCCCATTGTGGCTGGCGCTTCCGTTTCCGCTAAAGTCGTCAGCCAGTGCCGTGGCAAGCATGGCGTGGCTTTCAAGTTCAAGCGCCGCAAGGGCTTCCACAAGAAGAAAGGTTTCCGTCGCGCCCTGACGAAGCTCGAAATCACCGACATCAAGGCTTAA
- the rpmA gene encoding 50S ribosomal protein L27: MAHKKGQGSVRNGRDSRSKRLGVKKFGGQAVIAGNIIIRQRGTKWHPGRGVGMGRDYTIFSLVDGRVFFDRDGRRVNVAPEESAN, from the coding sequence ATGGCACATAAGAAAGGTCAAGGTTCTGTAAGGAACGGTCGTGACTCCCGCAGCAAGCGCCTCGGCGTGAAGAAGTTCGGTGGTCAGGCCGTTATCGCCGGCAACATCATTATCCGTCAGCGTGGTACCAAGTGGCATCCCGGCCGCGGTGTTGGCATGGGGCGTGACTACACGATTTTCTCCCTTGTGGATGGTCGTGTGTTTTTTGACCGCGATGGTCGCCGCGTCAATGTGGCTCCGGAAGAATCCGCCAACTAA
- a CDS encoding transcriptional repressor encodes MINPKKHPTPSPKSHSTLPTVAGLRLTRQRQEVYHVLMEKRDHPTAGEVFARVRERMPSISLATVYNCLDALVAHRLVNQVNFEREPSRFCPNLVDHGHFQDTQTGKIYDVTLKLGAKLEQILNMPEGVCIDEVDITIKGVILNRPKS; translated from the coding sequence ATGATTAATCCTAAAAAACATCCGACACCCTCTCCCAAGTCTCATTCGACTCTGCCGACAGTCGCCGGATTGCGTCTGACTCGCCAGCGTCAAGAGGTTTATCATGTGTTGATGGAGAAACGGGATCATCCGACGGCCGGAGAAGTGTTTGCCCGCGTTCGGGAACGGATGCCCTCCATTTCCCTGGCGACTGTTTATAATTGTTTGGATGCTTTGGTTGCTCACAGGCTGGTCAATCAAGTCAACTTTGAACGGGAGCCTTCACGTTTTTGTCCCAATCTTGTCGATCATGGTCATTTTCAGGATACCCAGACCGGGAAAATCTACGACGTGACCTTGAAGCTCGGGGCTAAGCTGGAGCAAATTCTGAATATGCCCGAAGGCGTTTGTATTGACGAGGTGGATATCACCATTAAAGGCGTCATTCTCAACCGTCCCAAATCCTGA
- the sufC gene encoding Fe-S cluster assembly ATPase SufC, with product MSLIINDLHASVQGVEILKGINLEIPKGEVHAIMGPNGSGKSTLSKVICGHKDYEVTRGEILLDGQNVLDMSVDERSRAGIFLAFQYPMEVPGVSNANFLRAALQARMPEGEELGAVDFYKILYAKMAALGMDRKFTSRAVNEGFSGGEKKRNEVLQMMLLEPLYAILDETDSGLDIDALRIVSEGVNSMRSPFRSFMVITHYKRLLEYIKPDVVHVLAYGRIVRTGGYELVDELEAKGYEFLKEQGLGN from the coding sequence ATGAGTCTGATTATTAATGACCTTCATGCCAGCGTGCAGGGGGTTGAAATTTTGAAGGGGATCAACCTGGAAATTCCCAAAGGTGAAGTCCATGCAATCATGGGGCCTAATGGTTCCGGGAAGAGTACTTTGTCCAAAGTTATTTGCGGTCATAAGGATTACGAAGTCACTCGTGGAGAGATCCTGTTGGACGGTCAGAACGTCCTCGACATGAGCGTGGACGAACGTAGCCGCGCCGGTATTTTCCTGGCTTTCCAATACCCGATGGAAGTACCGGGGGTTTCCAACGCCAATTTTCTCCGGGCGGCTCTGCAGGCTCGCATGCCAGAAGGAGAAGAACTGGGAGCAGTCGATTTCTATAAAATTTTATATGCGAAAATGGCGGCTCTCGGGATGGATCGAAAATTTACGTCGCGTGCTGTCAATGAAGGTTTTTCCGGAGGAGAGAAGAAGCGGAATGAAGTGTTGCAGATGATGCTTCTGGAACCATTGTATGCTATTTTGGATGAAACGGACTCTGGTCTTGATATTGATGCCTTGCGTATCGTTTCCGAAGGAGTCAACTCTATGCGTTCTCCCTTCCGCAGCTTCATGGTGATTACTCACTACAAACGCCTGCTGGAGTACATCAAACCGGACGTTGTTCATGTTCTGGCCTACGGTCGTATTGTCCGCACGGGCGGTTACGAACTGGTCGATGAACTTGAGGCCAAGGGCTACGAATTCCTCAAGGAACAAGGCCTGGGTAACTGA
- the sufB gene encoding Fe-S cluster assembly protein SufB: MSDSTSSSVSDNGILQDIDRNKGDFHFPESHKFDAGFGLTRDVVNYISDVKGEPDWIREFRLKALEVFESKPLPTHWATHQLEELDFDKIRYYLSHGSESKRSWDEVPDDVKRTFERLGVPEQERKFLAGVDAQYDSESAYSSMREELREQGVIFVNPTEGLTEYEHIFRPWFGKVIPTGDSKYSALNSAAFSGGSFIYIPKGVKLKHPLQAYFRINSRDFGQFERTLIIADEGAELMYMEGCTAPQFDTSTLHSGVVELVAMPHAKIQYVTVQNWASNIFNLVTQRGIAHEGAEIRWIDCNIGAGLTMKYPCVILKGRKARGEVISISLANTGQHQDTGAKMIHVADETTSNIVAKSISIGEGRASYRGLVSVAKGLKGCRNSTECDALLLHANSRTDTYPAITVHGDSHAVQHEASVSQVSEEMLFYMEQRGIPRAAAMSLAVNGFINDLVQEFPMEYSVELRRLIDMEMEDSIG; this comes from the coding sequence ATGAGCGATTCAACATCATCATCCGTTTCTGACAACGGAATTCTGCAGGACATCGACAGGAACAAGGGAGATTTCCACTTCCCGGAAAGCCACAAATTCGATGCTGGTTTCGGCCTGACGCGCGATGTGGTCAATTACATTTCCGATGTCAAAGGGGAACCGGACTGGATCCGCGAGTTCCGGCTGAAGGCGTTGGAGGTCTTTGAAAGCAAACCCCTGCCGACGCACTGGGCCACCCACCAGCTTGAGGAACTCGATTTCGACAAGATACGCTATTATCTTTCCCACGGCTCGGAATCCAAGCGAAGCTGGGATGAAGTGCCCGACGATGTGAAGCGGACTTTCGAGCGCCTCGGCGTCCCGGAACAGGAGCGTAAATTTTTGGCTGGTGTCGATGCCCAGTACGATTCCGAGTCCGCCTATTCCAGCATGCGCGAGGAATTGCGCGAGCAGGGCGTCATTTTCGTGAATCCGACGGAGGGTTTGACGGAGTATGAACACATCTTCCGTCCCTGGTTTGGCAAGGTGATTCCGACGGGGGACAGCAAATACTCCGCCCTCAACAGCGCGGCTTTCTCTGGCGGCTCCTTCATTTACATCCCCAAGGGTGTGAAGCTGAAACACCCCTTACAGGCCTACTTCCGCATTAATTCTCGCGATTTCGGTCAATTCGAACGTACGCTGATCATCGCCGACGAAGGTGCCGAGCTGATGTATATGGAGGGCTGTACGGCGCCTCAGTTCGATACTTCTACCCTGCACTCGGGTGTCGTCGAACTCGTCGCCATGCCTCACGCCAAAATCCAGTACGTGACCGTCCAAAACTGGGCATCCAACATTTTCAACCTCGTCACCCAGCGCGGCATTGCCCATGAAGGGGCTGAAATCCGCTGGATTGACTGCAATATTGGGGCTGGCCTGACGATGAAGTACCCCTGCGTCATCCTCAAGGGGCGCAAGGCCAGAGGGGAAGTGATCTCCATTTCCCTCGCCAACACCGGGCAGCATCAGGATACCGGAGCGAAGATGATCCACGTCGCGGATGAAACGACATCCAACATCGTTGCCAAATCCATCAGCATCGGCGAAGGGCGGGCCAGCTACCGTGGCCTTGTCAGCGTTGCCAAGGGGTTGAAGGGATGCCGGAACAGTACGGAGTGCGATGCTCTCCTGCTCCATGCCAACAGTCGTACGGATACCTATCCGGCCATTACCGTTCATGGGGACAGCCATGCTGTCCAGCATGAGGCCTCCGTGTCCCAGGTGTCGGAGGAGATGCTCTTTTACATGGAACAGCGCGGTATTCCGCGTGCGGCCGCCATGTCGCTGGCCGTTAATGGATTCATTAATGATCTGGTGCAGGAATTTCCCATGGAATATTCCGTGGAGCTTCGTCGCCTGATCGATATGGAAATGGAAGACAGCATTGGATAA
- a CDS encoding SufD family Fe-S cluster assembly protein, protein MTDPATTQTAIRPQWFSEQVLAAQAAYEALPVPIRLDEQWRFGARKGADFSAFVPAVPRENYGSSGRLLEDAVTVEILNGIWSGVEGVLPDGLEILSLERWIASDEAEARDWLGREVAALGSAPCVAWNRAMMTEAVVVKVRPGVCVETPVEIIWRVEGESAAIFPYTLVLAGEASSINLLERHVGSGYVPQLAVGVQRIETAPSSFVRYALLQQMTTLGSALEVGQADLRDNARVEHLSAHSGALWTRQELTSRMLGSDAWAELMSVASLDGHCVLDQRTHQAHLTPGSGSNLMYKTVLRGASRNVFAGMIRVEEGAHGTDAYQSNRNLLLSDAAESDSLPGLEILADGVRCSHGTATSSIDPEEVFYLLSRGIPKAEAERMIAAGFLHQASMKFGYSPIVEAVMKSIER, encoded by the coding sequence ATGACCGATCCCGCAACAACACAGACCGCTATCCGTCCTCAATGGTTTTCAGAACAGGTCCTGGCTGCCCAGGCTGCCTATGAAGCCTTGCCTGTTCCCATCCGCCTTGATGAACAGTGGCGCTTTGGTGCTCGCAAGGGAGCCGATTTTTCCGCTTTTGTCCCGGCTGTGCCGAGGGAGAACTACGGAAGTTCTGGCCGGTTGCTAGAAGATGCTGTTACCGTGGAAATTCTCAATGGCATCTGGTCAGGGGTTGAAGGTGTACTTCCCGACGGCTTGGAGATTCTTTCCCTGGAGCGCTGGATTGCCTCTGATGAAGCCGAAGCCCGTGACTGGCTGGGCAGGGAAGTTGCGGCTCTTGGCTCTGCTCCCTGCGTTGCCTGGAATCGTGCGATGATGACGGAGGCCGTCGTGGTGAAGGTGCGTCCCGGCGTATGCGTCGAAACGCCCGTGGAAATCATCTGGCGCGTTGAGGGCGAATCCGCCGCTATCTTCCCGTATACTCTCGTCCTGGCCGGGGAAGCTTCCTCGATCAATCTTTTGGAGCGCCATGTCGGTTCCGGCTATGTCCCTCAGCTTGCCGTCGGCGTGCAACGCATCGAAACTGCGCCGTCATCCTTCGTCCGCTATGCCTTGCTGCAACAGATGACAACGCTGGGTTCGGCTTTGGAAGTGGGACAGGCCGATTTGCGAGACAATGCACGTGTGGAACATCTTTCTGCTCATTCCGGCGCTCTCTGGACGCGCCAGGAACTTACCAGCCGCATGTTAGGCAGCGATGCCTGGGCGGAACTCATGTCTGTGGCTTCCCTGGACGGCCATTGCGTGTTGGATCAGCGTACCCACCAAGCTCATCTGACTCCCGGTTCCGGTAGTAATTTGATGTACAAGACCGTTCTCCGGGGGGCTTCCCGTAATGTTTTTGCCGGCATGATTCGCGTCGAAGAGGGAGCCCATGGTACGGATGCCTACCAAAGTAACCGCAATCTTTTGCTGAGTGATGCGGCGGAATCCGATTCTCTGCCGGGGCTTGAGATTCTTGCTGACGGCGTCCGTTGTTCCCATGGTACGGCTACTTCCTCCATAGACCCGGAAGAAGTATTCTACCTCCTTTCCCGCGGTATTCCCAAAGCCGAGGCTGAACGGATGATTGCCGCTGGTTTTCTGCATCAGGCCAGTATGAAATTCGGATATTCTCCCATTGTGGAAGCCGTGATGAAGTCGATTGAGCGATAG